Proteins co-encoded in one Borreliella mayonii genomic window:
- a CDS encoding acylphosphatase, with translation MYKQQYFISGKVQGVGFRFFTEQIANNMKLKGFVKNLNDGRVEVVAFFNTKEQMKKFEKLLKNGNKYSNIENIEKIILDEHYPFQFNNFKIYY, from the coding sequence ATGTATAAACAGCAATATTTTATTTCTGGCAAAGTACAAGGTGTTGGTTTTAGATTTTTCACAGAGCAAATAGCAAATAATATGAAACTAAAAGGATTTGTAAAAAATCTAAACGATGGGAGGGTAGAAGTTGTAGCTTTTTTTAATACTAAAGAACAAATGAAAAAATTTGAAAAATTATTAAAAAATGGGAATAAGTATTCAAACATTGAAAACATTGAAAAAATAATTTTAGATGAACATTATCCTTTTCAATTTAATAACTTTAAAATTTATTATTAG